Proteins co-encoded in one Kribbella qitaiheensis genomic window:
- a CDS encoding helix-turn-helix transcriptional regulator, protein MLETSARLLRVLSLLQKQRDWTGPELAERLGISTRTLRTDIERLRSLGYPVHAQPGVAGGYRLGAGAALPPLLLDDDEAVAVAVGLRTAAGGSVAGIEEASVGALVKLEQVLPSRLRHRVNALQAAVVAVPGSGPTVDGEVLTAVAGAIRARERLRFDYSSRVGSASVRTTEPHRLVTWGRRWYLVAWDNDREDWRTFRVDRMAPRTPTGPRFVPRELPFEDVADYVRTNVSTAVWRYSARIRVHASAEYVIARMPVPITPEPIDDDTCVIMVGSDTPHQLALWIGMLDVDFEVLDAPELAAEFRNLGDRYHRAAQRFRHS, encoded by the coding sequence ATGCTGGAGACCTCCGCACGACTCCTGAGAGTCCTCTCACTGCTCCAGAAGCAGCGCGACTGGACCGGGCCTGAGCTCGCCGAGCGACTGGGGATTTCGACCAGGACCCTCAGAACCGATATCGAGCGGCTGCGGTCGCTGGGGTATCCGGTGCACGCTCAGCCTGGCGTCGCGGGCGGATACCGGCTGGGCGCGGGAGCCGCATTGCCGCCGCTGTTGCTGGATGACGATGAAGCGGTCGCTGTTGCGGTTGGGCTCCGTACTGCGGCCGGTGGGAGCGTGGCCGGCATCGAGGAAGCGTCGGTCGGGGCTCTGGTGAAGCTCGAGCAGGTGCTGCCGTCGCGATTGCGGCACCGGGTGAACGCGCTGCAGGCGGCCGTCGTCGCCGTACCGGGTTCCGGCCCGACCGTCGACGGTGAGGTGCTGACCGCGGTCGCGGGCGCGATTCGTGCTCGTGAACGACTGCGGTTCGACTACTCGAGCCGGGTTGGATCAGCAAGCGTCCGTACTACGGAACCGCATCGCCTGGTCACCTGGGGACGACGATGGTATTTGGTTGCCTGGGACAACGATCGGGAGGACTGGAGGACGTTCCGGGTGGATCGGATGGCACCTCGTACGCCGACGGGACCGCGCTTCGTCCCTCGGGAGTTGCCGTTCGAGGATGTGGCTGACTACGTGCGGACGAACGTGAGTACTGCGGTTTGGCGCTACTCCGCGCGGATCCGGGTGCACGCGTCGGCGGAGTACGTGATTGCCCGGATGCCGGTACCGATCACGCCCGAGCCGATCGACGACGACACCTGCGTCATCATGGTCGGCTCGGACACGCCACACCAGCTGGCGTTGTGGATCGGCATGCTGGACGTCGACTTCGAAGTACTGGACGCACCTGAACTGGCGGCCGAGTTTCGGAACCTCGGCGATCGATACCACCGTGCGGCACAACGATTCCGGCACAGCTGA
- a CDS encoding isocitrate lyase/PEP mutase family protein: MAAEVMDLKARADRLRELHGEEMLVLPNAWDAASATIVAEAGFPVVATASAAISAMLGYPDNEGAPWSEMFAAAGRVARVVSVPVTVDAEAGYGMEPRELVDRLLEIGAVGCNLEDTDHRAGGLVEAGAHAQWLARVRSAAADAEVPIVINARVDTFLPKSGIPESDRLAEAVRRGRLYRDAGADCIYPIGVRHQDDIATLVAELPGPINGNTGDDLNLAKLRELGVARVSYGPRFYRTAMADLKTAVQELLS; encoded by the coding sequence ATGGCCGCTGAGGTGATGGATCTCAAGGCTCGCGCCGACAGGCTCCGCGAGCTGCACGGCGAAGAGATGCTCGTGCTGCCCAACGCGTGGGACGCGGCCAGCGCGACGATCGTGGCCGAGGCGGGGTTTCCTGTGGTCGCCACTGCCAGCGCGGCCATCTCGGCGATGCTCGGATATCCCGACAATGAGGGTGCGCCCTGGTCGGAGATGTTCGCCGCGGCCGGGCGGGTCGCCCGGGTGGTCTCGGTCCCCGTCACGGTGGATGCCGAGGCGGGGTACGGCATGGAGCCGCGTGAGCTGGTGGACCGGTTGCTGGAGATCGGCGCGGTCGGCTGCAACCTGGAGGACACCGACCATCGGGCGGGCGGCCTGGTCGAGGCCGGTGCGCACGCCCAATGGCTCGCGAGGGTCCGCTCCGCTGCAGCCGACGCCGAAGTACCGATCGTCATCAACGCTCGTGTCGACACCTTCCTGCCCAAAAGCGGAATACCTGAGTCGGACCGGCTCGCAGAAGCAGTACGACGGGGTCGTCTCTACCGGGATGCCGGCGCCGACTGTATCTACCCGATCGGCGTGCGCCACCAGGACGACATCGCCACCCTTGTCGCCGAACTACCCGGCCCGATCAACGGCAACACCGGCGATGATCTGAATCTGGCCAAGCTCCGCGAACTGGGGGTAGCGCGAGTGTCTTACGGTCCTCGCTTCTACCGCACAGCGATGGCCGACCTGAAAACCGCTGTCCAGGAGCTGCTGAGCTGA
- a CDS encoding MmcQ/YjbR family DNA-binding protein produces MTETSDAPVEVVERLGKICEGFPDAYEEDAWVGTRWRIRKRTFAHVLTIVSGVPAAYAEAAGDDGPVTVMTFRAAGPELAALTTVGAPFFKAQWGSDVVGIVLDEEETDWEEVSELLAESYCIMAPKGLARRLRESLAEEM; encoded by the coding sequence GTGACTGAGACCAGTGATGCGCCGGTTGAGGTGGTTGAGCGGCTTGGGAAGATTTGTGAGGGGTTTCCCGACGCGTATGAAGAGGATGCGTGGGTTGGGACGCGATGGCGGATTCGGAAGCGGACGTTCGCGCATGTGTTGACGATCGTGTCGGGGGTGCCTGCGGCGTACGCCGAAGCGGCCGGCGATGACGGGCCGGTGACTGTGATGACGTTTCGGGCGGCGGGGCCCGAGTTGGCCGCGCTGACGACGGTCGGGGCGCCCTTCTTCAAGGCGCAGTGGGGCAGCGATGTCGTTGGGATCGTGCTTGACGAGGAGGAGACCGACTGGGAGGAGGTGTCGGAATTGCTTGCCGAGAGCTACTGCATCATGGCGCCGAAGGGGTTGGCCCGACGGCTTCGCGAGAGCCTGGCTGAGGAAATGTGA
- a CDS encoding epoxide hydrolase family protein: MNNNGSSPADIRPFKIDVAQADLDDLLSRLARTRLPEAAPGDDWDLGTPNHYLREMVEHWQNGFDWREQEARMNEFPHYLTGIDGQTVHFIHVPSVEADATPLLLIHTYPGSFVDFLDMIGPLTDPVAYGGKAEDAFSVVVPSIPGFGFSTPLVDRGWTMARVARTFDKLMRQLGYSSYGSHGSDGGAMISRELGLLNPPGFLGLHVLQLFSFPSGDPAEFADFTPEDYAALKHLEWFQSVGGYNAINSTRPQTVAVGISDSPVGQLAWSELFNNFGNGTSLVSRDQILTEVTLYWFTNTSAAAGRYHYEEAHAGTEPALNTAPTGVAVFADDFKTIRPLATRDNPNITHWTNFEKGGHFASLERPSDVITDLRTFFASLRTK; encoded by the coding sequence ATGAACAACAACGGCAGCTCCCCCGCAGACATCCGCCCCTTCAAGATCGACGTGGCTCAGGCGGACCTCGACGACCTGCTCTCCCGGCTCGCCCGGACCCGCCTCCCCGAGGCCGCGCCCGGCGACGACTGGGACCTCGGTACGCCGAACCACTACCTCCGCGAGATGGTCGAGCACTGGCAGAACGGGTTCGACTGGCGCGAGCAGGAGGCGCGGATGAACGAGTTCCCGCACTACCTGACCGGCATCGACGGCCAGACCGTGCACTTCATCCACGTACCGTCCGTCGAGGCAGACGCGACCCCGCTGCTGCTGATCCACACCTACCCCGGTTCGTTCGTCGACTTCCTCGACATGATCGGCCCGCTCACCGACCCGGTCGCCTACGGCGGCAAGGCTGAGGACGCGTTCTCTGTCGTGGTCCCCTCCATCCCGGGCTTCGGCTTCAGTACTCCGCTCGTCGACCGCGGCTGGACGATGGCCCGCGTCGCCCGCACTTTCGACAAGCTGATGCGCCAACTCGGCTACTCGTCGTACGGATCGCACGGCAGCGACGGCGGCGCCATGATCTCCCGCGAACTCGGCCTGCTGAACCCTCCCGGCTTCCTCGGCCTGCACGTCCTCCAGCTCTTCTCGTTCCCGTCCGGCGACCCGGCCGAGTTCGCCGACTTCACCCCGGAGGACTACGCCGCCCTCAAGCACCTCGAGTGGTTCCAGTCGGTCGGCGGCTACAACGCGATCAACTCGACCCGCCCGCAAACCGTTGCCGTCGGTATCTCCGACTCCCCCGTGGGCCAGCTCGCCTGGAGCGAACTCTTCAACAACTTCGGCAACGGCACCAGCCTGGTCAGCCGCGACCAGATCCTCACCGAGGTGACCCTCTACTGGTTCACCAACACCTCGGCCGCCGCCGGCCGCTACCACTACGAAGAAGCCCACGCCGGCACCGAACCCGCCCTCAACACCGCCCCCACCGGCGTAGCCGTCTTCGCCGACGACTTCAAAACCATCCGCCCCCTGGCCACCCGGGACAACCCCAACATCACCCACTGGACCAACTTCGAAAAGGGCGGCCACTTCGCCTCCCTGGAACGCCCCAGCGACGTAATTACCGACCTCCGAACCTTCTTCGCAAGCCTCCGCACCAAGTAG
- a CDS encoding helix-turn-helix transcriptional regulator, which yields MRETSSRLLSLLALMQSRPAWPGSELAERLGVSTRTIRNDIDRLRELGYPVDATRGATGYYQLGVGAKLPPLLLDDEEAVAVAVGLRTGAGVSGMAESSTRALAKLEQVLPHRLRRQVNAIHTTMSKGPDNTGSNVEDPEVDPAVVSTIAAAIRDEHYLRFEYVVPESAPSFPILVEPYRLVSWQRYWYLVARDEASEWHTYRVDWMDLRMATGRRYKPRPMPGDDYTDFVLRDVASTGWKVHARITVFASAEEVLSRIHAAVGIVESVDDRSCILITGAESLEVVAVYIGMLGLDFHVTEPAALVKHLKLIGERYLRAIDSSPSAEGN from the coding sequence ATGCGTGAAACCTCGTCCAGATTGCTGTCCTTGCTGGCGCTGATGCAGTCGCGGCCGGCCTGGCCTGGGTCGGAGCTGGCGGAGCGGTTGGGGGTGAGTACGCGGACCATCCGCAACGACATCGATCGGCTTCGTGAGCTCGGGTATCCGGTCGACGCGACTCGCGGGGCCACCGGGTACTACCAACTTGGCGTGGGCGCGAAGCTTCCGCCGTTGCTGCTGGATGACGAGGAGGCGGTTGCTGTCGCGGTGGGGCTGCGGACGGGAGCCGGGGTCAGCGGGATGGCGGAGAGCAGTACTCGCGCGCTGGCGAAGCTCGAGCAGGTGTTGCCGCATCGCCTTCGCCGGCAGGTGAACGCGATTCACACGACGATGTCGAAGGGGCCGGACAACACGGGGTCCAATGTGGAGGATCCGGAGGTGGATCCGGCTGTGGTCAGTACGATCGCGGCTGCGATTCGCGACGAGCATTACCTGCGATTCGAGTACGTCGTACCGGAGAGCGCTCCCTCGTTTCCGATCCTGGTCGAGCCTTATCGGTTGGTGAGCTGGCAGCGGTACTGGTATCTCGTCGCGCGGGATGAGGCGAGTGAGTGGCACACCTACCGCGTCGACTGGATGGACCTGCGGATGGCGACCGGCCGTCGCTACAAGCCGCGGCCGATGCCAGGTGACGACTACACAGACTTCGTACTACGTGACGTCGCCTCCACCGGCTGGAAGGTGCACGCCCGGATCACCGTCTTCGCCTCGGCCGAGGAGGTGCTCTCCCGCATCCATGCGGCCGTCGGGATCGTGGAATCGGTCGACGACAGAAGCTGCATCCTCATCACCGGCGCCGAAAGCCTCGAAGTCGTTGCCGTCTACATCGGCATGCTCGGCCTCGACTTCCACGTCACGGAGCCGGCCGCGCTCGTGAAACACCTCAAGCTCATCGGAGAGCGCTATCTTCGCGCGATCGACAGCTCGCCTTCTGCGGAAGGAAACTAG
- a CDS encoding response regulator transcription factor, giving the protein MIRVVLADDHPVVRAGLAALLTSLPGIEVVGVASTGREAIRECVTNRPDVAVLDLQMPDLDGFAATRELARSAPEVAVLVLTMFEDDDSVFAAMRAGARGYLVKGAEQEDIARAIQAVAAGEAIFGPGVARRVLSFFATPAPPAATPFPDLTTREREILDLLAAGLSNAAIGQRLSLAAKTVANNVSTIFAKLAVADRATAIIQARNAGLGGT; this is encoded by the coding sequence ATGATCCGGGTGGTGCTGGCGGACGACCATCCCGTCGTACGCGCGGGTCTAGCTGCCCTGCTCACGTCCCTCCCCGGCATCGAGGTGGTGGGCGTCGCCTCCACCGGTCGCGAAGCGATCCGCGAGTGCGTCACCAACCGCCCCGACGTCGCAGTACTGGACCTGCAAATGCCCGACCTGGACGGCTTCGCCGCAACCCGCGAACTAGCCCGCTCCGCCCCCGAGGTCGCAGTACTGGTCCTGACCATGTTCGAAGACGACGACTCAGTGTTCGCCGCGATGCGCGCAGGCGCCCGCGGCTACCTCGTCAAAGGCGCCGAACAAGAAGACATCGCCCGAGCCATCCAGGCAGTCGCCGCCGGTGAGGCGATCTTCGGCCCCGGCGTCGCCCGCCGAGTCCTCTCCTTCTTCGCCACACCCGCACCCCCCGCCGCCACCCCGTTCCCCGACCTCACCACCCGAGAACGCGAGATCCTCGACCTCTTGGCCGCCGGCCTCTCCAACGCCGCCATCGGCCAACGCCTCTCCCTGGCCGCCAAAACCGTAGCCAACAACGTCTCCACCATCTTCGCCAAACTAGCCGTAGCCGACCGCGCCACGGCCATAATCCAAGCCCGCAACGCCGGCCTCGGCGGCACCTAG
- a CDS encoding sensor histidine kinase: MRRWLAAGFGAFAVVEVIAGIALSGKAGWSFTDALDSFTVTNGLMGLTFAVCGAAIAWHRPNNPIGWLFVADGIGHATTAAGAPLSAVLHDASAPLGLQRLVATVMQWSWPWSIALFLPLALLLFPDGKLVSPRWRIAAIAIVVTAPLFAVEMGAGPETMFADGPRGYLTLSSYDSLQPLWTATEIRGLLAYALAIASLVIRYRRSDETRRRQLLWLVLAAVIVLAFMTPWALVAGTPILVLLAIPLIPIAVAVAIVRHQLLDIRLVVSRALSWALLSIIAVGAYAALVALTDSFISSRFGRSAAVTVIVALLIAPVLPRLQRLVDRAMYGDRRDPARVASRVGEQLAANPAGGMPGVVGAIRSALRLPYVGIAVDGQLLAADGVARDVVPVDLSYGGAAVGSLLVGLRSGESGLSPADRNVLALVAVPLAVAIHAIRLSTELQTSRERLVAAREEERRRLRRDLHDGLGPTLTGVAFTADAAANLISVDPSRASELLSTLRTDTRVAIADVRRLVDDLRPPALDELGLVGALQQRADQLSWRADGASVSVSVSAEGLPALPAALEVAAYRIATEALTNVVRHSRATVAVLALRCGTELEIEITDDGPPNGAWKPGVGLQAMHERAAELGGTFKAGPSPSGGRVHASFPLVTS; this comes from the coding sequence GGCGTTCGCGGTGGTCGAGGTGATCGCCGGGATCGCGCTCTCCGGCAAGGCCGGCTGGTCCTTCACAGACGCCCTCGACAGCTTCACCGTCACCAACGGCCTGATGGGGCTGACGTTCGCGGTGTGCGGCGCGGCGATCGCCTGGCACCGCCCGAACAACCCGATCGGCTGGCTCTTTGTGGCCGACGGCATCGGTCACGCAACCACAGCCGCAGGCGCGCCGCTGTCCGCAGTACTGCATGACGCATCGGCACCGCTCGGCCTCCAGCGCCTGGTCGCCACGGTGATGCAGTGGTCCTGGCCCTGGTCTATCGCGTTGTTCCTGCCGCTGGCGCTACTCCTGTTCCCCGACGGCAAACTGGTCTCCCCGCGCTGGCGCATCGCCGCGATCGCGATCGTGGTGACCGCGCCACTGTTCGCGGTCGAGATGGGCGCGGGCCCCGAAACCATGTTCGCGGACGGACCTCGCGGGTATCTGACGCTCTCCTCCTACGACTCGCTGCAACCGTTGTGGACGGCAACCGAAATCCGCGGCCTGCTTGCCTACGCCCTCGCGATCGCCAGCCTGGTGATCCGCTACCGCCGCTCGGACGAAACCCGCCGCCGCCAACTCCTGTGGCTGGTACTCGCGGCCGTGATCGTCCTCGCCTTCATGACCCCCTGGGCATTGGTCGCCGGCACTCCGATCCTTGTCCTGCTGGCGATTCCGCTGATCCCGATCGCCGTCGCCGTCGCGATCGTGCGACACCAGTTGCTGGACATCCGCCTGGTCGTCTCGCGCGCGCTGAGCTGGGCACTGCTGTCAATCATTGCCGTGGGCGCCTATGCCGCGCTGGTGGCGTTGACGGACTCGTTCATTTCCTCACGATTCGGGCGTTCGGCCGCGGTGACCGTGATCGTGGCTCTGTTGATCGCGCCCGTACTGCCCCGCTTGCAGCGCCTGGTCGACCGCGCCATGTACGGCGATCGCCGCGACCCCGCGCGAGTCGCATCCCGCGTCGGCGAGCAACTCGCGGCCAACCCGGCTGGGGGGATGCCGGGTGTGGTCGGCGCGATCCGCTCGGCTTTGAGACTCCCGTACGTCGGGATCGCGGTCGACGGGCAACTCTTGGCCGCCGACGGAGTCGCGCGAGACGTAGTACCGGTTGATCTGTCGTACGGCGGCGCGGCGGTCGGCTCGCTGCTGGTTGGACTCCGTTCGGGCGAGTCCGGGCTGTCGCCGGCCGATCGGAATGTGCTCGCGCTGGTCGCAGTACCGCTCGCCGTCGCCATCCACGCGATTCGGCTCTCGACCGAACTCCAGACTTCGCGCGAGAGGCTGGTCGCGGCCCGCGAAGAGGAACGACGCCGGCTGCGCCGCGACCTCCACGACGGCCTCGGACCGACCTTGACCGGCGTCGCGTTCACCGCCGACGCGGCGGCGAACCTGATCTCCGTCGACCCTTCACGAGCCTCGGAGTTGCTGAGCACCTTGCGTACGGACACCCGCGTCGCGATCGCCGACGTACGCCGACTTGTCGACGACCTGCGACCGCCAGCTCTCGACGAACTCGGCCTGGTAGGGGCCTTACAGCAAAGGGCCGACCAGCTTTCCTGGCGCGCAGACGGCGCTTCCGTCTCGGTCTCGGTATCAGCCGAGGGCTTGCCTGCGCTGCCGGCCGCACTGGAGGTCGCGGCGTACCGAATCGCCACGGAAGCGCTGACCAACGTAGTACGCCACTCTCGTGCGACAGTCGCAGTACTGGCACTACGTTGTGGCACGGAACTGGAGATCGAGATAACAGACGACGGCCCCCCGAACGGAGCCTGGAAACCAGGCGTCGGCCTGCAAGCCATGCACGAACGCGCCGCAGAACTAGGCGGCACCTTCAAAGCCGGCCCCTCCCCATCAGGCGGCCGCGTACACGCTTCCTTCCCGCTGGTGACGTCATGA